The following proteins are co-located in the Mesorhizobium sp. M1E.F.Ca.ET.045.02.1.1 genome:
- a CDS encoding multicopper oxidase family protein yields MTVFTRRNLLKATAAAGLAGIGASTIGRLTGLAAARPEPVILKTSNIEAKLMEAGPTRNVLTYGQAGPPPVVRMRKGKPFAARLINGIDDPTTIHWHGIRVPNKMDGVPFMIQPYVYQGDHFDYAFTPPDAGTFWYHPHCNTLTQTGHGLTGVIVVENPNDPEFDSEVVINLRDWRLGDDGQFIEQFRPRDAARAGTYGTVRTANWLDQPQYDAPAGGLVRLRAAITDVTRIYAFRVDGAEAEVIALDGNPVPLRFAPDALQLGPGQRLELAIRMPDDEGAIVSLRDVRGTKPKILATLRSVGKSLKRDLRDLGPLEANPVAEVDLAGAGRIPLALSATAENVSADSICGSIGYSFWAINKVPWPGDTPDPTAPLAELRLGKSYIIDMENLTPHSHPIHLHGMSFKVLSSSTRQVQPLVSDTYLIQPDEKVQLGFVADNPGVWLLHCHIIEHQKTGMTSYFRVV; encoded by the coding sequence ATGACGGTATTTACGCGACGCAATCTTCTCAAAGCCACCGCCGCGGCCGGCCTCGCCGGCATTGGCGCCTCGACTATCGGCAGGTTGACCGGGCTCGCGGCGGCGAGACCTGAGCCGGTTATTCTGAAGACTTCAAACATCGAGGCGAAGCTGATGGAGGCCGGTCCGACCAGGAACGTGCTCACCTATGGCCAGGCAGGCCCACCGCCGGTCGTCAGGATGAGGAAGGGCAAGCCGTTCGCCGCGCGGCTCATCAATGGCATCGACGACCCGACGACGATCCATTGGCACGGCATCCGCGTTCCGAACAAGATGGACGGCGTGCCGTTCATGATCCAGCCTTATGTCTATCAAGGCGATCATTTCGACTATGCCTTCACGCCACCCGACGCCGGCACATTCTGGTACCACCCGCATTGCAACACGCTGACCCAGACAGGCCACGGGCTGACCGGCGTGATCGTGGTAGAAAATCCCAACGATCCGGAATTCGATTCCGAGGTGGTGATCAATCTGCGCGACTGGCGCCTCGGCGACGACGGCCAGTTCATCGAGCAGTTCCGGCCGCGCGATGCGGCAAGGGCGGGCACCTATGGAACCGTGCGCACCGCCAACTGGCTCGACCAGCCGCAATATGACGCGCCGGCAGGCGGCCTGGTGCGGCTGCGGGCCGCCATCACCGACGTCACCCGCATCTACGCCTTCCGTGTCGACGGCGCGGAAGCGGAGGTCATCGCGCTCGACGGCAATCCGGTGCCGCTACGCTTCGCGCCCGACGCCCTGCAGCTCGGACCTGGCCAGCGGCTGGAGCTTGCCATCCGCATGCCCGACGACGAAGGCGCGATCGTCAGCCTGCGGGACGTCAGGGGCACCAAGCCGAAGATTCTGGCGACGCTGCGTTCAGTCGGGAAGTCGCTCAAGCGCGACCTGCGCGATCTTGGCCCTTTGGAGGCCAATCCGGTGGCGGAAGTGGACCTCGCCGGCGCCGGGCGCATTCCGCTGGCGCTCAGCGCCACGGCGGAAAACGTCTCGGCCGACAGCATCTGCGGCTCGATCGGCTACAGTTTCTGGGCGATCAACAAGGTTCCGTGGCCGGGCGACACGCCGGATCCGACCGCGCCGCTGGCCGAGCTGAGGCTCGGCAAGAGCTACATCATCGACATGGAGAACCTCACGCCGCATTCGCATCCGATCCACCTGCACGGCATGAGTTTCAAGGTGCTGTCGTCCTCGACCCGACAAGTGCAACCGCTCGTCTCCGACACCTATCTCATCCAGCCCGACGAGAAGGTGCAGCTTGGCTTCGTCGCCGACAACCCCGGCGTCTGGCTGCTCCACTGCCACATCATCGAGCACCAGAAGACCGGCATGACGAGCTATTTCCGGGTGGTGTGA
- a CDS encoding curlin — MNRQITKLVHAAALAAAIGLPLVAAPAKAGGSIGFYYSPRAARDARALDLGLRAYSIYNGLRSGAHIRQFGRNNRAGLGQDGAGNLGIIRQEGSGHSAVLRQDGNDNSYGIFQFGRNTDANAAQAGNGQSGAAVLFGW; from the coding sequence ATGAACCGCCAGATCACGAAGCTCGTCCACGCCGCCGCGCTCGCCGCGGCCATCGGCCTGCCCCTTGTCGCCGCTCCGGCAAAGGCGGGCGGTTCGATCGGATTTTACTACTCGCCTCGCGCTGCCCGCGACGCGCGGGCGCTGGACCTCGGCCTGCGCGCCTATTCGATCTACAACGGGCTGCGCAGCGGCGCCCATATCAGGCAGTTCGGACGGAACAACCGTGCCGGCCTAGGTCAGGACGGTGCGGGCAACCTCGGCATAATTCGACAGGAGGGCAGCGGGCATTCCGCTGTCTTGCGGCAGGACGGCAACGACAATTCCTACGGCATTTTCCAGTTCGGCAGAAACACCGACGCCAACGCCGCGCAGGCCGGCAACGGCCAGAGCGGGGCAGCCGTGCTGTTCGGCTGGTAG
- the csgH gene encoding curli-like amyloid fiber formation chaperone CsgH, with protein sequence MTRLDNRTAAASAALLAVIAAGAAGAAAGKDGANSGLLRCEIRDTVQGDAILLEPLVYADRSINGIYTVSVSGGGTYGSANIRQGGAFEAGPGSRASLGRMSVGANGAAYDVKLKVTAGGASISCVKQVSGAT encoded by the coding sequence ATGACCAGACTGGACAACCGAACAGCAGCGGCATCGGCGGCGCTCCTGGCCGTGATCGCCGCCGGCGCGGCCGGTGCGGCGGCCGGTAAGGATGGCGCGAATTCCGGGCTGCTGCGATGCGAGATACGAGATACGGTTCAAGGCGACGCAATCCTGCTGGAGCCCCTGGTTTATGCCGACAGGAGCATCAACGGCATCTACACGGTCAGCGTCTCCGGCGGCGGCACCTACGGCTCCGCCAACATCCGGCAAGGCGGCGCCTTCGAAGCCGGACCGGGCAGTCGCGCATCGCTCGGCCGGATGAGCGTCGGGGCAAACGGCGCTGCCTACGACGTCAAGCTGAAAGTGACCGCAGGCGGAGCGAGCATCAGCTGCGTCAAGCAGGTGTCCGGCGCGACCTGA
- a CDS encoding curlin translates to MTRTSIIATALAAVVGFSAVAPAMANDVNIEQYGWRNSAGGAQHGYRNRIHVYQDGRFNTAIGQQYGHRNRSVIGQQGVNNYGATYQYGSRNAAGIAQFGSNHTAILTQDGNGNIAAGVQVGHGCNADVGQGGSGNVAAFVQDCP, encoded by the coding sequence ATGACCCGTACGTCAATCATCGCCACAGCTCTTGCAGCCGTCGTCGGCTTTTCCGCCGTCGCGCCCGCCATGGCCAATGATGTCAACATCGAACAATATGGCTGGCGCAATTCCGCCGGCGGCGCCCAGCACGGCTACCGCAACCGCATACACGTCTACCAGGATGGCCGCTTCAACACCGCCATCGGCCAGCAATATGGTCATCGCAACCGGTCGGTGATCGGGCAGCAGGGCGTCAACAACTACGGCGCGACCTATCAGTACGGCAGCCGGAACGCCGCGGGCATTGCCCAGTTCGGCTCGAACCACACCGCGATCCTGACGCAGGACGGCAACGGCAACATCGCCGCCGGCGTTCAAGTCGGCCACGGGTGCAATGCCGACGTCGGCCAGGGCGGCAGCGGCAATGTCGCCGCCTTCGTCCAGGACTGCCCCTGA
- a CDS encoding YggT family protein: MIALIQTIVMALDLYWWVIIASAIFSWLYAFNVVNSRNQFVGTVANMLYRLTEPALRPIRRFMPDLGGIDISPIILLLIIFFIRQFLLTTVLSLVV; this comes from the coding sequence ATGATCGCCCTCATTCAAACCATCGTCATGGCGCTCGACCTCTATTGGTGGGTCATCATCGCCTCGGCGATCTTTTCCTGGCTCTATGCCTTCAACGTCGTCAACTCGCGCAACCAGTTCGTCGGCACCGTCGCCAACATGCTCTACCGGCTGACCGAGCCGGCGCTGCGGCCGATCCGCCGTTTCATGCCCGATCTCGGCGGCATCGACATCTCGCCGATCATCCTGCTGTTGATCATCTTCTTCATACGGCAGTTCCTGCTTACCACTGTCCTGTCCCTGGTCGTCTGA
- a CDS encoding DUF167 family protein, which yields MSAPFRPRDDGIDLFVRLTPKAALDRIEGVETAADGRSHFKARVRAVPENGAANAALERMMAKALRVPASAVSVVAGGTARLKTLRIRGDARELAKSVEALSGS from the coding sequence ATGAGCGCGCCGTTCCGCCCGCGCGACGATGGCATCGACCTTTTCGTGCGGCTGACGCCAAAGGCGGCGCTGGACCGGATCGAAGGTGTCGAGACGGCGGCCGACGGGCGCAGCCATTTCAAGGCTCGCGTTCGTGCCGTGCCGGAGAATGGGGCGGCCAATGCGGCGCTGGAGCGGATGATGGCCAAGGCGCTGCGTGTTCCGGCGTCAGCCGTTTCGGTGGTTGCCGGGGGGACCGCGCGGTTGAAAACACTGCGTATCCGCGGCGATGCGCGTGAGCTGGCGAAAAGCGTCGAGGCACTTTCCGGCAGCTGA